The DNA window tttcctgtaatgctgtagcaacaggatgaaatttgtgtaaaagtagacataattcttcatagttagcttggacccctctacaattccattgaataaaattggctatgtttgtttagttttaagaagtttctgcctccataccctcttcgtcggataaactcccaaaatgattgtatagtgtgatgggatttttctccatttttggggtgcgaggcgatctttggggcagagtaacttttcccttgtccggaggtgttcgtggtgtggattgagtaaggtccactacctccactacctcgacggcccccttcctgtgagttccacagggtctccagttggggcggtgaagcaaacctcaccaggagaccccatagagtctccagtggggatagccccacctgtgctttcatctgtctgtgtacaaatacttttgtttcttgtgggctctgtccttttcaacatggacgggcctgcctggacacccacagacctatatgaaatactggtctgggtgggtgttgactttgttgcaggtctttgactgactgctgccgcaaaacttttctggaaggaaaaaacattagttttttcaacctccttcctggcgtctgagaaagacatctttttctccgtttttgttttttgaatggcctgttcaaacttgtattttggacattctctggaggacggggaatggtttcccttacagtttgtgcaggtgggtggtgatgtgcagggaccttcgtgaggatctccgccacacctctcgcacactgccttctgtttacatccagcctttgaatgtccaaatctttggcattggaaacatctcattggtgatggaatatacaaagtcactcttatttgaacaaatcccacttttattttctctGGGATGGTTGGTgtacaaaaagtgacgaaaagggtgttggtgggtactctgatatcgcccttcctgatcaacacccggtacacatcaatgacaccttgatcctttagaccttcttttatttcagcctcactgaggccctccagctctcggcatcggatgactcctttgctggtgttcaggcctctgtgaggactgaccttgaccggtctatcaacaaatttctgaccATTCAGACGGAGAAGACCATCTGATGCCTTTTTTGAAGGGCATTCAATCAGTAGAGAACCATTTCGAAGCCTCTTAATGTTGTCTATCGTTGATGATACTCCTGCAATAACCTTCTGTATCGCAAAAGGCGAAAGTTTGGAGATGGGCTGTGCCTCATCTGCTgtctcaacaacaatgaaacggggccaggcctcgctgatgttgttctttgttgctctgactcggacttcatcgtcagagtcagagtcaacgCAGTATCTTCGTTTGTTTCGGTTTTGggtgtttgaaaaaaagaaaaaaaagaagaggtggccatgtttgaggcctttatcttcgtcgcatctgatccccacccaccacggagcccaacaaggggacgcttaggtggagcggttatccaactccagagcgccaaggatacagatggatatacgcagcgataagagaaaacatatggtatcaatctgtaataggagatttaactctttccaagcggaaacgggttaggtaacaacttggcataatgttcgtcaactctttccaagcggaaacggattaggtaacaacttggcatagtgtttgtcccgactaccgccgccccctcCTACCGCCGCTTGCTCCTTTAGCCAAAGGTCCGATGCAATATGCTCAAGACATATACCCAGACTTGACCAGCCGATTGATTGAAACGGGTAAGCCTTCTTCAACCTCCTGTCTTAGATAAAGACTGggccaaaatgatgtgttggcgctacaaagtcgcaactaagtaaacccctcaatcatcaggtcaccagcccaaaccggtacaggtcgcagcgcacggcaaacacgctgggtcttaagaagaccacagagaaataaggatgtggaaaagaagacttttgggaagtgaaataaaggtgacggatccagtcaggtagaaataagacaagaaaggaatcagaaaactgcagggaatagtagggagagttttttggaaggaaatataggtgaaaggactggtaaggcagaaataagacaaaagaagagaagtaaaggggtggggtagcttggtggaaacactcccgccgcgtgaaggcgaccccatgggagcagtGTTTATAAATGACTTACCAGATGTGGTTAGTGGTATAGTGAAGATATTTGCGGATGATACAAAGCTGTACAATAAAGCAACAAACAGTTCAGTCATGCAAAAAGACATACACTTACTTCAGGATTGGACAAATAAATGGAATgtattttttaatgtttcaaaGTGCAATGTTCTGCATTCTGGTAAAAAGAATCCCAAATATGACTACGTGATGACTGTCAATGATGctattgaaaaaataaatgaatgtgATGAGGAAAAGGACATCGGTGTTGTTTTCGACAGCAATTTGTCATTCGACCCGCATATTCGAGGAGTTGTGTCAAAAGCTAATCAGAGGATTGGCATTATCAAACGAACGTTCTCATTTCTTGACAAGGACACCTTCTTAAAGCTATACAAAGCCTTTGTGAGACCACTGGTGGAATATGCAAATGTGGTGTGGAGCCCATTCCTCAAGAGACAGTCTCAAACAATTGAGAGGGTGCAGCGTCGAGCAACTAAAATTCTAAAGGAGTGCCGGGATAAGTCTTACGCGGACAGACTCAAATACTTAGACCTCCACTCTCTGAAGGGAAGGAGGACAAGGGGTGACCTAATACAAACATATAGAATTATAAATGGGGTGGATGATATTGACATGCACAAAATATTCACattcaagcagacagacaacaccAGAAACAGCCAGGGAAAAATCTTTGTTCAACACTGTAAGACTAACAAGCGCAAGTTTTCGTTTTCTCATAGAGTTGCTAACAATTGGAATGCACTACCCGCTAACATAAAATTCGCACCCACAGTAGACGCCTTCAAAAACTTCTTGGACAATTCTCCAAAATTTCTTAACCTTTTTTACgactttgattgaaagcattgaAAGAATAGGGATTTAGGCATGCAAAATATCTGACAAAGAAGGGGCACCAATAAGGCCTCGCGGCCTTCGGCTAACAAATATAGCCGCCCctatatactactactactacacagATGAGTCAGACTCAGAAACATTATTTGTTCGTCAAACGTGTTCCTCAACGTTTGACTTTGCTTACATTTACAAGTTCAATGTACTAGATCTAAGTTTAGTAAAAAGGCATACATAATACTATTTTTGGGTCTCCCATGCAGTGGACAAATATTCTTTCTAAGATGAGTTCAACAACTGGTGGTTCACAGTGAAAAGACTAAAGAACATTTAACAGATAACGTTGTACTGGTAGCCACTGACATTGACAATGATTTCAACATGTTCATCACAATGTTGTGGTCATTACCAGTGTTCTCGTGCCTAATGTAGTCCTGTGTGACTGTGATGCAATTTTGTCACTGTGGATCCATGGATTTCAATGTGTTCGTCCATTTGATAGTGTCGAGTTGGGTGGCGTAGAATGCTCCGTTACACTTATGCCAGTAAATCATGGTCATTTTGTCCCAGGTAGTAGTAGTTTTGGGCCAGGCGTTGTTGCCTAGGCCACGCAGCCCATAATTTGTCCCATGCTTTGGTTGCATACTAactactactagtactattGAAGTTTAGTTTCTTCATAATTTGTAAAAATCATCGAATCTTTCTAATAAGTTTGAGGACTTATTGTCCAAGAGATTTAAAAAACCGTTACCGTAACTCATTGTCTCtaaggtacggatatatccatacccactcatatggctctaacTGACAAGgtgcggatatatccgctcagactgttagtgtaagcttcagtcgcttcctgtaacgtccatctaacgcctgcattctagcgtgttgatacacagttactacaaatctgagtgacctgctgcagcacagctggtcttggctacaaaaatcttggtcaacataggtggggtagaaagtctAAAGTGCTTTGTTCAAATTTGAGCGTATCTGTTTGAAATTGCAATGATCACATCTTTGTGTCCCAGGTGGTGTCTTGTACTACCGTGGTGGTGTCTTGTACTACCGTGGTGGTGTCTTGTACTACCGTGGTGGTGTCTTGTACTACCGTGGTGGTGTCTTGTACTACCGTGGTGGTGTCTTGTACTACCGTGGTGGTGTCTTGTACTACCGTGGTGGTGTCTTGTACTACCGTGGTGGTGTCTTGTAGTACCGTGGTGGTGTCTTGTACTACCGTGGTGGTGTCTTGTACTACCGTGGTGGTGTCTTGTACTACCGTGGCAGTGTGAAGAACCCAGGACCACTGAGGGAGGTCATCACCACTGTTGAACGGGTGCAGGAGATACTGCGACACAACCACTCTGTACCGATGGGCGGCCATAGCGGTGTGACAGCAACCGTGAAAAAGATCAGCAAGCATTACTGGTGGAATGGCATTCAGAGAGATGTTGAGGCATTTGTGAGTATATTATTACCTAATTAGCAAGACTGCGAGAGAGAAAAGTGCGTCATAAGCAAGAGAGATTTCTCCTTATTTTGTGTGTCTCTTGTCTCAAATGCCCATGGGGGATTGAGTGAATTTTTGGCATAATATATATGTTTAGGGTTGTGCTAATTTTAGAAGATCTAGACAAGCTTCACAAGGACCAAATATTGGTGAGACAAGAAGGCttgtttggttattttttccTTATTTGTTTTTATCTGTGGACGACGCAGTAGCTTTAGCATTGCACTCAGTCCTTCAGCACCTTGAATCTGCCAACTCGTATGCCCGCATACTTTTTCTGGACTTCAGCTCTGCATTCAACACCATTGTGCCATACCAGCTGTTTGAAAAGTTGCAAAAACTCAAGGTTCCTGATACATTGTGTAAATGGACACTAGACTTTCTGTTAAATAGAACTCAGGTTGTCAAGATTAACAACATGTTCTCTGCCCCACTCACACTGAACACAGGTGCTCCACAAGGCTGCGTGCTGTCACCTCTTTTGTTCACCCTTTTTACTAATGACTGCGTTTCAAACCATGATTCTGTCTTATTTTTAAAGTTTTCTGATGACACAACTATTGAGGGACTAATTCGCAACTCTGACCAAGTCTGCTTATAGAGAAGAGATTAGGGCTATGGTCGACTGGTGCGATGCTCACAACCTACAACTTAATGTTCAAAAGACTAAAGAAATGATTGTAGATTTCAGGAAAAAAAAGACCCCTCTGACTCCTCTatcaatcaaaaatcaaaatgtCGACACTGTCGAACACTTCAAATTTCTGGGCACCACTCTTTCTAATACCCTCACGTGGGAGCTAAACTCAaatcaaataatcaaaaaggcCCAGCAGCGCATCTACTTTCTGACAGTTAAAAAATTCGGCTTGAAGCAAGAAATCTTAATCCAGTTCTATAGGGCTACGATTGAAAGCATTTTGTCTTTTTCCATCACTGTCTGGTTTAGTAGGGCTAGTGAGGCAGAGCAGATCAACCTAAGCAGAGTTGTACGAACAGCTTCCAAGATTGTGGGTTGTGAGCTTCCTTCCATTGCCTCCATATACACATCCCGAAGCGCTCAGAAGGTCAAAAAGATTCTGGCAGAC is part of the Littorina saxatilis isolate snail1 linkage group LG6, US_GU_Lsax_2.0, whole genome shotgun sequence genome and encodes:
- the LOC138968061 gene encoding uncharacterized protein, with protein sequence MAAHRYRVVVSQYLLHPFNSGDDLPQWSWVLHTATVVQDTTTVVQDTTTVVQDTTTVLQDTTTVVQDTTTVVQDTTTVVQDTTTVVQDTTTVVQDTTTVVQDTTTVVQDTTTVVQDTTWDTKM